CCACTGATATCCACGGCACATTTCAAATTTTTGTAAATTTTTTTGGGATTTTTATATGATCTATTGCCAAATCATGCCATCGACGGATGGTACGCTCATTAACACTCATGACTTCCCCAATTTTAGCCCAGGTGAAGTTGTGAACATAACGATAATGCAAAACCATCCGTTCGTCCATATTGCTGACGCTCTCAATCACCTGTGAAACTTCTTTTTTGTATGCCACAAGTAAATCAATATCGGCGTTGATTTCATTTTCCAGATCAATGATCTTAATAACAATATCCTCCATCCGATGTGTTTTTCTCGAAGGACTGCCAGGCATATCGCTGATCGTACTGGTCGCTTTGCAGGCAAGTGAGTGGAGTGTATTAACCTGTTCAATTTTACTATTGATACGCTCATCTAAGCGATAAGACTGTCCCAAGTATTCTTTTGCCGTCATTACCTCATTCATAATCGTTGACCTCCTCATTGAGTTTTTTAATCAGCATCTCAGGTGGAATATCTGTAATAGCTGAATATAAGCTACTCCTAAAAAATCTCTCCACCTCTCGCTTGGTATACTTTGAGACTTCATCTTCTGGTAATCTTACCAGTTTTTTCAATGCTCTGCGATAATCTCTAACCGCTTGTAGAATAATGCCATTGCCAAGTTCTAGGTAGTTTTCGCCATGATCGACAAATCGTGCCGCATTCTTCTGAGTATTATTCATAGAAATTCTTCCTCCAATATTTAATTACATTTTTACCTTTTCAACATCAATTGTGGCCTTGACTTCGTCTACTGAACGAACCACCACTGCCATGCCTCCAGCCGCATTAATTTTTCGTATTGTAGCCAGCTGCAATTTAGTTGGCTGTCCTTTGTCCGTCTTTACTTCAAAACCTAAAAATCTGCCACAATAACAACAGATAATATCCGGTATACCAGCTGTTCCATACATCCCTCCATGTTCTTTCCAGAAAAAACAACCCTCTACAGTTTTTAAATACTTCAAAATCGCTTTTACAATATCTGCCTCTTTCATCTGTCAAATGACCTCCTGTTAAATCCAGCCTTCAGACACATATGACACGTAAATTCCTATTTTTATAAAAATTGTTATTAAAATATAAGTATCTATATATATTTGTAATAATAAAAAGTAATAGGATTTTGGTGTAAAGACGTGTCATAGTGTCAATGCATAAACAATGGTTAAATATACGTTATCTGAGCATAATTACCCTAATATTTCGCCAAGAATAATACCCTTGATAATTCTACGCTTACCAAGCGAATCGACACCACGTTCCGTTCCTGGGATAGTATCTAACAGTTGGCGCACAAATGCTTTCTGTGAAAATGGTTTAAGTCCGCACTCCTCACAATAACCCTTATAAGCGTTAAAAAGTTCAGTGGAACCAACTTCACGCGAAACTTCTACCAGGCAGCATTCCTTCACAAAAGATAAAACACTGTTACTCTCTTCCCGATATTGCTGCAGTTCTTCCTTGTTTACATTTGTTTCAGAGAATCGATAATGGTTGTTGATTAGACGTTTCAATCCTTCTAAAGCAAATAAAAAAATACCATCTGCTTCCAATTGCAGCTTATCCAAAAGTTCCGGATCCTTACTGTTTTCCGGTACAGCATGATCAAAACGCACAATAATTAATCGACGATAGAAACCTTCAGACTTGTCTCCATAATTTCTGGGAATCGAATTGCAGGAGAATAGCAACCTCGCAGTGGATTGAAACGAGAATGGATTTTTATTCTTTTTCTCAACCGTCAGATAATCTTCTCCAACCAGCGCTTTAAAAATTCCGTTATCATCAATATTCTTAGTTGGCAGGTCAGCAAAGATATTTGCCAGTTTTCCAAATAATTCGGCGGTCTTAAAACGCTCATTCAAGGCCTGCCATGCCACGTTGGATACATTGTGGCTGCCCAGCAAGATTTCGTTTAAAACTAATAGGAGCTGGGATTTACCCGATCCACCGGTACCCACAATCACAAAACATTTCTGAGCACGAGTGATTGGCACAAGAAAATAACCAATCATCTCCTGAATTAACGGAATCTGGTTTTTGTCCAATACTTCATGAAGATACTTTACAAATCGAGGGCAGGTTGCCTTCGGATCATAGGAGACATTTAGCTGCACTGTTGAATAATAATCCGGTGCATGATCGGTTAAAGTATCATCAATAACGTTATACAATCCGTTTTTGACATTGATGATAAAAGGATTGGCATTGAGTTCACGAATATCCTTCTGGACCAAAAGCCGCCATTGACGTTCGGCATCGGTAATCTGATTCATTTTGACTTCCCGGGATATCATTTTTTCCCGGACCATCTTTTGTGCTTCAAGCTCTGGCATCTCACGATAGACGCCATTTTGATAAAGATAATATTGCTCAGCCGCATAAAAGACTTTTTCCGTGATTGACATATGCTCAGCCAGTACGCCTGGTAGAAATTTCAAGCCACGTTCCGTTGGTTCGTACCAGCTTGGGAATTCCATTTCGACCCGATTTTTCCTTGCCTTCAGTCCCCCTGTATATTCTTTATTTAAATTTTTATACAAGATGATCAGCGGTTTAAGATCCGTATTCTTAAGTCCAAAATGGGCCTTTATTTCGTAATTGATGATCGTCTCAGCGGTCACTGAATCCTGGTTATAAAGGTAGTCTTCCACAAAGATTCTGGCGGTCTGAATATCATCCACGACAGCATTTTTTACAGGAAGATTGGCGATACTGGACCTGAGTCCATCCAGGCTCATTGGGAGATAACAGAGGGCTGCTGGGGCTTTACACTGACAATCTCCGTTTAACATCCGGGGACATTTAAACCCTTTATCGGCAATTGTCTGACACGTGATTGGTCGGGTACCAGATTCGAGAAAATGATTAATTTTCTTCTGCGTATTCTGCACTGAATAATCAGGATGCGGCTTAGACATTTTATGAATCTGACTTGTTCCATCTTTAAAGACGGCAAGGTTTGTCACCATGGCATACCAGTCATGCTCTGATAGGGTTGTAGCATTTTCACGACAATGCTTGATAAAATTACATTCTTTAAGGACAATGTTAAGCCCCTTTTCCGACCCGTTTTTTGTTTCGATCTTTTCTTCTTTGATGGCTGGCAAAGCAGCCGATAGTTGTGCTTGAGTGTATCGGCGCTCAGGGTGAAAGGCGACGCACGTAACCATTACCGGATCCCCTTTGCAATGATAAAAACCCGGAAGGCGCATGACACGACTTTCATTGATGCACATGGGGTCACCCCTAAACTGCTTTACCAGCTGCTTTTGAATTCCTCGAAATACCGATACATTTGAATCCTTGATGAACCAATAGGTATGCAATGATTTTTTTGTCTTGATAATCATTGAAGGTGGAAGCGAAAATTCCTCTATCTGTTTTTGCTGTTCTTCAAAGGATAACTCATCACATTCGACGAACTGGGCATTGATCCGGGTGATACTGCCATCATCATGACCGCCAGTATTAACGACAAAGAAAATACCGCGATTCATCTTATT
This genomic interval from Eubacteriaceae bacterium ES3 contains the following:
- a CDS encoding DUF1492 domain-containing protein, with the translated sequence MNEVMTAKEYLGQSYRLDERINSKIEQVNTLHSLACKATSTISDMPGSPSRKTHRMEDIVIKIIDLENEINADIDLLVAYKKEVSQVIESVSNMDERMVLHYRYVHNFTWAKIGEVMSVNERTIRRWHDLAIDHIKIPKKFTKI
- a CDS encoding VRR-NUC domain-containing protein, which produces MKEADIVKAILKYLKTVEGCFFWKEHGGMYGTAGIPDIICCYCGRFLGFEVKTDKGQPTKLQLATIRKINAAGGMAVVVRSVDEVKATIDVEKVKM
- a CDS encoding phage/plasmid primase, P4 family; protein product: MDVSAQEILQSLLNPEDSVCFRIFDDRKEGTFTGQKLSVECGKYQSIEAILKQHNKMNRGIFFVVNTGGHDDGSITRINAQFVECDELSFEEQQKQIEEFSLPPSMIIKTKKSLHTYWFIKDSNVSVFRGIQKQLVKQFRGDPMCINESRVMRLPGFYHCKGDPVMVTCVAFHPERRYTQAQLSAALPAIKEEKIETKNGSEKGLNIVLKECNFIKHCRENATTLSEHDWYAMVTNLAVFKDGTSQIHKMSKPHPDYSVQNTQKKINHFLESGTRPITCQTIADKGFKCPRMLNGDCQCKAPAALCYLPMSLDGLRSSIANLPVKNAVVDDIQTARIFVEDYLYNQDSVTAETIINYEIKAHFGLKNTDLKPLIILYKNLNKEYTGGLKARKNRVEMEFPSWYEPTERGLKFLPGVLAEHMSITEKVFYAAEQYYLYQNGVYREMPELEAQKMVREKMISREVKMNQITDAERQWRLLVQKDIRELNANPFIINVKNGLYNVIDDTLTDHAPDYYSTVQLNVSYDPKATCPRFVKYLHEVLDKNQIPLIQEMIGYFLVPITRAQKCFVIVGTGGSGKSQLLLVLNEILLGSHNVSNVAWQALNERFKTAELFGKLANIFADLPTKNIDDNGIFKALVGEDYLTVEKKNKNPFSFQSTARLLFSCNSIPRNYGDKSEGFYRRLIIVRFDHAVPENSKDPELLDKLQLEADGIFLFALEGLKRLINNHYRFSETNVNKEELQQYREESNSVLSFVKECCLVEVSREVGSTELFNAYKGYCEECGLKPFSQKAFVRQLLDTIPGTERGVDSLGKRRIIKGIILGEILG